Below is a window of Candidatus Binataceae bacterium DNA.
ATAGTGCTTCCGGCCGCAGATTGCAAGCGAAAGTCGCGTTGCTGGATTTCTTTCGACTACGGCTTGGGGCGTCCCTCGCGCAGCAGTTCACCGATTCGGGCGGCGCGCTCGAGCCCGGGGTCGAATTCGAAATCCAGTTCGGGGGTATAGCGAAGCCCGAGAGAGCGGCCGATCTCGCGCCGGATGAACCCGGCGGCGCTCTTGAACCCGGCCACCGCAGCCGCCGCCTTCACGCTGCCTTCGATATGCGAGAAGCCGACCCGCCCATGCCGAAGATCATCGGTCATGGTAACGCCGGTCAGGGAAACGCCACGCAGTCGGGGATCCTTGAGGTCTCTGATCAGCATCGCAGAGAGTTCCCGCAGCACCAGCTCTGCCACTCGCTCCGATCTTCGTCCGCTACTCACCAGGTTTTCCCAACCGCGCGCCTCACCCGGGGAGGTGCCGCTTCTCGGTCAGCAGTTGATGATCTCGAGTTGTTCCTCTCCCAGGGGTGCCAAGCCGAGGGACTCGATAAAGTTCACTACCTCGCGCAGCGCACGGTCGACGAACGGGCGATCGCTTCCCACTTGGCAGATGCCGAGTTCGGCGCGCTGCCACATGTCGTGACCGTCTGATTCCGCGATTGAAACATTGAATTTGTTACGCACCCGATCTTTGATCGCGCGCAGCACCTGCCGCTTGCCCTTGAGCGAATGATTCTCCGGCAGGAAGAGCGTAAGCCGCAGTACACCGACGACCATTGCCCACCTCCCCTCCGATCGGGCGAAAATTCCGACCCGCGGGTGTTAGCTGCGTCAGGGCTGAAGCTGTTTTTCCGCGGCGGCCTGCCCTCGGGCAGTTTCGGGCTTGGGCGTCTCCAGCTTCCGCAACACGGCTTCCAGCTCAAACGACTCGATGACGTCGCCCGGCTTGACGTCGTTGAAATTCTCCAGTCCGACACCACATTCGAAATTAGTTAGCACCTCGCGCACGTCATCCTTGAAGCGCTTGAGCGAGCCGACCTTTCCTTCCCACACGACCCGGCCGTCACGCACCAATCGCACGCGCGCGCTGCGCGTGATCTTTCCATCCACGACCATCGAACCGGCGACGGTGCCGCCCGGGACATTGAAAATTTTGCGAACTTCGACACGCCCCAGTTGCTTCTCACGGTAGGTGGGCGCGAGCAGTCCTTCCATGGCTTCGCGCATGTCGTTGATCGCTTCGTAGATGACGGTGTACGAGCGAATCTCGACACCCTCTTTCTCGGCAAGCTGGGCGGCTTTTGGTTCGGGACGGATATTGAACCCGAGGATAATCGCGCCGGATGCTGCCGCGAGAGTGACGTCCGTCTCGGAGATCGCCCCGGCCGAGGTGTGAATGACCTCGAGTTTGACTTCCTTGGTCGAAAGCCGGGTCAAAGCATCCGAAAGCGCCTCAACCGACCCCTGGACGTCGGCTTTCAAGATCACCTTGAGCTCTTTCACCTCGCCGGCTGCCATCCGCTCGCTCAAATCTTGGAGCGAAATTCGGCTGGTCTTGGCGAGCTCGCCCTCGCGCTGCTTGGATCGACGATACTCGGCAACCTGACGCGCCTTGGACTCCTCGGCTACCGCGACGAACGCGGTTCCCGGCTCGGGCACGCTGGAGAGACCGAAAATCTCGACCGGAGTTGATGGTCCCGCATCGGACAGCCGCTCTCCCCGATGGTCGAGCATCGCCCGGACGCGCCCGAAACTGAGTCCGCACACGAAGGGATCGCCCTGATGGAGCGTGCCCTCCTGGACCAGCACCGTGGCAACCGGGCCACGGCCGCGGTCCAGCTGTGACTCGACCACCGTACCGCGCGCGGGGCGCTGCGGATTGGCTTTGAGCTCCATCACGTCCGCCTGCAGAAGGATCATCTCAAGCAGCCGATCGATACCCTCGCGGGTGCGCGCCGAGACCGGCACTGTGATGGTCTCGCCGCCATAGTCCTCGGGGATCAGACCCTGCTCGGTGAGCCGTTGCTTGACGCGGTCGATATTGGCTTCGGGCAGATCGATCTTGTTGATCGCGACTATGATCGGAACCTTGGCGGCGCGCGAGTGATTGATCGCTTCGATCGTCTGAGGCATCACTCCCTCGCTGGCCGCTACCACCAAGACCACGATGTCGGTGACCTTGGCGCCGCGGGCGCGCATTGCGGTGAAGGCCTCGTGGCCGGGCGTGTCGACGAAGGTGATTTGACGACCATGCGCCTCGACCTGGTAGGCGCCGATGTGCTGGGTGATACCACCGAACTCCTTGGCGGTCACGTTGGTATGCCGAATCGCGTCGAGGAGCGAGGTCTTGCCGTGATCGACATGGCCCATCACGGTGACGACGGGAGGGCGCGGAAGGGCCTCGCCCTGTGCCGCCTCTTCGCTGGTCTCCTCGATGGCCTGTTCCGCATCGAACGCGACGTTCTCAACGCTGTAACCAAACTCGCTCGCGAGCAGGGTCGCGGTATCGACGTCGAGAACCTGGTTGAGCGTCGCCATCTGGCCGAGCTCCATCAATTTCTTGATGAGATCGCCGGCTTTGACGCCCATGTTGCGACCCAGGTCGCCAACGGTCACGCCTTCGGTGATCCGTACCACGCGCTTGGATGCCCTGGGCGTGGTGATCTCGGTTTTCTTCTGCTCCTTGCCGGGAAGCGCGCGCCGTTTTTTGGGGACGCGCAACCCACGCATTTCCCGCTCGGCGGTGAAATCGACGGTGCCTTTCTTGACGACCTTCTTTTTGAGACCGCGCGCCCCGGGCTTTCCTGAATTTCCAGGTGGCGGTACCGCTTCGGGCGGGGGGACTGGTGGCGCACCAAAGCGACCCGGGGGCGTGCCGGGGCGCTGCCCACCAGGTCCCGGGCGCCCGACTGGCCCGACAGGGCGCGCGGGCGTTGGTTTTGCACGCAAATCGATCCTGCCGAGAACCTTGGGGCCCCGCTGCCCATCATCCAACGAGGGGGCCGAAGAGGGAGACTTGGTCAGATTAATCGCCCGCCTGTCTAATGGAGGTGGCGTCCTCGGAGCACCATTGCGCACCTCCGCGACCGGTGGCGGAGCCGGTCGGCGAAGATCCCGCTCGGCCGGAGGACTCGCAGGGCGCGCAACCGCAGCCGGCGGTTGTGGAGCGGCCGGCTTAGGCGCGCCCGCGACCAACACCGGTTCAGCAGGACCCGGCTCCGGGTGAGCAACCGGAACTGCTTCGGATTGCGTCGCTTCAAGCGCAGAAGACGGGGCCGCCGCGGATACCGGCTCCAATGGATCTGGTGGTTCAACCACGACCGCGGGAGGTTCCGGGAGGAAGGGCTCGACAAACGGTTCCTCGGCCGCCTTCTCGACCTCGAAATGAAATGGCTGTTCAGGTTGTCCGGCA
It encodes the following:
- the rbfA gene encoding 30S ribosome-binding factor RbfA, which translates into the protein MSSGRRSERVAELVLRELSAMLIRDLKDPRLRGVSLTGVTMTDDLRHGRVGFSHIEGSVKAAAAVAGFKSAAGFIRREIGRSLGLRYTPELDFEFDPGLERAARIGELLREGRPKP
- a CDS encoding DUF503 domain-containing protein — its product is MVVGVLRLTLFLPENHSLKGKRQVLRAIKDRVRNKFNVSIAESDGHDMWQRAELGICQVGSDRPFVDRALREVVNFIESLGLAPLGEEQLEIINC
- the infB gene encoding translation initiation factor IF-2; amino-acid sequence: MRAKPTPARPVGPVGRPGPGGQRPGTPPGRFGAPPVPPPEAVPPPGNSGKPGARGLKKKVVKKGTVDFTAEREMRGLRVPKKRRALPGKEQKKTEITTPRASKRVVRITEGVTVGDLGRNMGVKAGDLIKKLMELGQMATLNQVLDVDTATLLASEFGYSVENVAFDAEQAIEETSEEAAQGEALPRPPVVTVMGHVDHGKTSLLDAIRHTNVTAKEFGGITQHIGAYQVEAHGRQITFVDTPGHEAFTAMRARGAKVTDIVVLVVAASEGVMPQTIEAINHSRAAKVPIIVAINKIDLPEANIDRVKQRLTEQGLIPEDYGGETITVPVSARTREGIDRLLEMILLQADVMELKANPQRPARGTVVESQLDRGRGPVATVLVQEGTLHQGDPFVCGLSFGRVRAMLDHRGERLSDAGPSTPVEIFGLSSVPEPGTAFVAVAEESKARQVAEYRRSKQREGELAKTSRISLQDLSERMAAGEVKELKVILKADVQGSVEALSDALTRLSTKEVKLEVIHTSAGAISETDVTLAAASGAIILGFNIRPEPKAAQLAEKEGVEIRSYTVIYEAINDMREAMEGLLAPTYREKQLGRVEVRKIFNVPGGTVAGSMVVDGKITRSARVRLVRDGRVVWEGKVGSLKRFKDDVREVLTNFECGVGLENFNDVKPGDVIESFELEAVLRKLETPKPETARGQAAAEKQLQP